One genomic window of Arachis stenosperma cultivar V10309 chromosome 10, arast.V10309.gnm1.PFL2, whole genome shotgun sequence includes the following:
- the LOC130957638 gene encoding serine/threonine-protein kinase BIK1-like → MASFKELSMGGVVLNNSRRNSSKERKKKGDEDDLGLKRKLKLWFGCMTLILRSKAKDSASDHKYKADGIEEKIIDPISSTPSNSPNFHGPGGSSITTPIVIIDEESVVNPKSFTYKQLKLATKNFKREHFLGEGGFGSVFKGWLSRDDAMTPTKPGMGIPVAIKSLNQFGLQGHQEWLAEVNYLSQLKHPNLVKLIGFCNEDDKMLLVYEFMPRGSLESHLFRRAVVFPWSIRVRIMLDAAKGLAYLHEKTQNKNAVIFRDFKTSNILLDKEFHAKLSDFGFARDGPEGDKTHISTRVMGTHGYAAPEYVMNGHLSAKSDVYSFGVVMLEMVTGRKVIDRQRAHSEMNLVRWALPLIRDNGRNSHILLIDPRLYGHYSAKASLKALKLASRCLRFNPSMRPTMDSVVQSIINFPQEASPLPIPPPPPPPPPRLNTNSNKYGLVSSASASRTSVPTRFQASPCHLNHHHQAHVASTSSTPARPNVAIDQRR, encoded by the exons ATGGCAAGTTTCAAGGAACTCTCAATGGGTGGAGTAGTCTTGAATAATTCGAGAAGAAATTCAtcaaaggaaagaaagaagaaaggtgATGAAGATGATTTAGGGCTTAAAAGAAAACTCAAACTTTGGTTTGGTTGCATGACACTGATCTTGAGATCAAAAGCAAAAGATTCTGCGAGTGATCACAAATATAAAGCAGATG GAATAGAGGAGAAAATTATTGATCCCATATCATCAACTCCAAGCaattcaccaaattttcatGGGCCTGGTGGATCCAGCATCACTACTCCTATAGTAATAATTGATGAAGAAAGCGTGGTTAATCCAAAAAGTTTTACATACAAACAGCTAAAGTTGGCAACAAAAAATTTCAAGAGAGAGCATTTTCTTGGTGAAGGAGGATTTGGAAGTGTCTTCAAAGGATGGCTTAGTAGAGATGATGCTATGACTCCAACAAAACCTGGAATGGGGATTCCTGTTGCGATTAAATCTCTAAACCAATTCGGTCTTCAAGGCCATCAAGAATGGCTC GCTGAAGTAAACTATCTGAGTCAGCTAAAGCACCCAAATTTAGTGAAACTAATTGGATTTTGCAATGAAGATGATAAGATGCTGCTTGTTTATGAGTTCATGCCTCGTGGAAGCCTTGAATCCCATCTCTTTAGGA GAGCTGTGGTGTTTCCATGGTCCATCAGAGTGAGAATAATGCTTGATGCTGCAAAGGGACTTGCATATCTTCATGAGAAGACTCAGAATAAGAATGCAGTTATTTTTCGAGACTTCAAGACTTCTAATATTCTCTTGGACAag GAGTTCCATGCAAAGCTATCGGACTTTGGTTTTGCAAGGGATGGACCTGAGGGAGATAAAACTCACATATCAACTAGAGTCATGGGAACCCATGGCTATGCTGCCCCAGAATATGTCATGAATG GGCACTTGAGTGCGAAGAGTGATGTGTATAGTTTTGGAGTGGTGATGCTGGAGATGGTGACAGGAAGGAAGGTGATAGACAGACAAAGGGCACATAGTGAGATGAACTTGGTGAGATGGGCACTGCCCTTAATAAGGGACAATGGAAGGAACAGCCATATACTCCTCATTGACCCAAGGCTTTATGGCCATTACTCTGCAAAGGCTTCCCTTAAGGCACTTAAGTTGGCCTCTCGCTGCCTCCGCTTCAACCCTTCCATGAGACCTACCATGGATTCAGTTGTTCAATCCATCATCAACTTCCCTCAAGAAGCCTCACCTCTTCCaattcctcctcctcctcctcctcctcctcctcgtcTTAATACTAACTCCAACAAGTATGGTCTTGTttcttctgcttctgcttcCAGGACCAGCGTGCCCACTCGCTTTCAGGCTTCGCCGTGCCAcctcaaccaccaccaccaagcTCATGTTGCTTCAACTTCATCAACACCAGCAAGGCCTAATGTTGCAATTGATCAAAGACGTTGA